The stretch of DNA AAGCCGGTCGAGAAGTACGAGTACACGCACAAGAAGCAGACCGGTGGTTCCGGGCAGTTCGCCCGCGTCATCATCGCGCTCGAGCCGATCGAGCAGACCGCGGACAGTGCGACGTACGAGTTCGACAACAAGGTCACCGGCGGCCGCATCCCGCGCGAATACATTCCGTCGGTGGACGAAGGCGCCCAGGACGCCATGCAGTACGGCGTGCTGGCCGGCTACCCGCTGGTCGGCGTCAAGATGACGCTGCTGGACGGCCAGTACCACGAGGTCGACTCCTCGGAGATGGCGTTCAAGGTCGCCGGTTCGATCGCGATGAAGGAAGCCGCGCAGAAGGCTTCCCCGGCGATCCTGGAACCGGTGATGGCGGTCGAGGTGACCACGCCCGAGGACTACATGGGCGATGTCATCGGCGACTTGAACTCCCGACGTGGCCAGATCCAGGCCATGGAGGAGCGCAGCGGTGCGCGCGTCGTCAAGGCGCAGGTGCCGCTGTCCGAGATGTTCGGGTATGTCGGCGACCTGCGTTCTCGGACGCAGGGCCGCGCGAACTACTCGATGGTGTTCGACTCCTATGCCGAGGTTCCCGCGAACGTGGCGAAGGAGATCATCGCGAAGGCTACGGGCGAGTAATTCCCTGTAGTTCGGGGGCGGGTGGCCGCCGGTCGTCCGCCGCCAAACCCGACAGGACTCCGCCTGGCACTGAATCTTCGCGTCAGCAACGCGGGGACTGGCAAGTCGTACGGCGGAAAGAGAACAAGTCCAGGAGGACAATCCAGTGGCGAAGGCGAAGTTCGAGAGGGACAAGCCGCACGTCAACATCGGGACCATCGGTCACGTTGACCACGGCAAGACCACGCTGACCGCGGCCATCACCAAGGTGCTGCACGAAAAGCACCCGGAGCTGAACCCCTTCACGCCGTTCGACGAGATCGACAAGGCTCCGGAAGAGAAGACCCGCGGCATCACGATTCAGATCGCGCACGTCGAGTACCAGACCGAGAAGCGTCACTACGCGCACGTCGACGCTCCCGGTCACGCCGACTACGTGAAGAACATGATCACCGGTGCCGCCCAGATGGACGGTGCGATCCTGGTGGTCGCGGCGACCGACGGTCCGATGCCGCAGACCCGCGAGCACGTGCTGCTGGCCCGCCAGGTGGGCGTGCCCTACATCCTCGTCGCGCTGAACAAGGCCGACATGGTCGACGACGAGGAGATCATGGAGCTCGTGGAGATGGAGGTCCGCGAGCTGCTGACCGGCGAGGAGTACGCCGGCGACGACGTTCCGGTCGTCCGCGTCTCCGCGCTGAAGGCGCTGGAAGGCGACCCGGAGTGGACTGACAAGATCATGCAGCTCCTGGACGCCGTGGACGAGAACGTCCCGGACCCGCAGCGCGCGACCGACCAGCCCTTCCTGATGCCGGTCGAGGACGTCTTCTCGATCACCGGCCGCGGCACCGTGGTGACCGGCCGGGTCGAGCGCGGCATCATCAAGACCAGCGAAGAGGTCGAGCTGGTCGGCATCAAGGACAAGTCGATCAAGACCACGGTCACCGGCGTCGAGATGTTCCGCAAGCTGCTGGACCAGGGCCAGGCCGGGGACAACGTCGGCCTGCTGATCCGCGGCACCAAGCGCGAAGAAGTCGAGCGCGGCATGGTCGTCGTCAAGCCGGGTACCACGACCCCGCACACCGAGTTCGAGTGCCAGGTCTTCATCCGGTCCAAGGAGGACGGTGGCCGGCACACCCCGTTCTTCAACAACTACCGGCCGCAGTTCTACTTCCGCACCACCGACGTGACCGGTGTGGTGACCCTCCCCGAGGGCACCGAGATGGTCATGCCGGGCGACAACGTCGAGATGTCGGTGCAGCTCATCCAGCCGATCGCGATGGAGGAAGGCCTCCGCTTCGCGATTCGCGAGGGTGGCCGCACGGTCGGCGCCGGCCGCGTTACCAAGATCAACAAGTGATCTGAGGGCGAGGACCCGTTCCAGTAGGGGCGGGTCCTCGTCGGTTTTCCGGGGCCGTACCGCGGTGCTGCCCGGAAAGCCACCCCCGATTCGGGCTGGCGCAAGGCATGTGCCATCCTGTATGGGTTGCTCGTTCGGAGCGGCCGGTTTCCACCAGTCGTTCGGCGTTCGGAGAATTGTCCGTCGAGCTGGGGAAGTCCCGGCCGCTCCGCTGCGAGAAGCCCGCGCCCTGGAAGTTTCGGATCAGGACCGGTTTCGGCCGGGCCTGGGCGCTGCGATCCGCTGGTTCGCGGTATTCGCCGGTCCGGCAGGGTGCAAAGCAAGAGGTGTACGGGTCTTCGGGATCTTTTCCGGCGAGTTCTTCGCGCGGAATCATCTCAGCGGCCCATCCCAGCGGCGGAGTTCGGTGGGACCGGTTTGTGCACAGTGGGCGACACGCCCGACCGCGTGTACCGGGCACCAGCAACCTGAACAGGGGCGGACCAAGGGCTGGAGCTCCTCCGCGCGGATTCCCGCGGCGGGGTGCTCGACCGGCCCGGGCCGCGACGGGCACCCGAAGCCCATGGGCGCCAGGCGCCGCAGGCAGCTTCCGAGCTGCGCAGCGACGTCGCGCCGACCACTGGCGGCACGAGACTAGAGGAACGGCAAGCCACTATGGCGGGACAAAAGATCCGCATCCGGCTCAAGGCCTACGACCACGAGGCGATCGACGCGTCCGCGCGCAAGATCGTCGAGACCGTGACGCGCACCGGCGCTCGGGTCGTCGGGCCGGTGCCGCTGCCGACGGAGAAGAACGTCTACTGCGTCATCCGCTCTCCGCACAAGTACAAGGACTCGCGGGAGCACTTCGAGATGCGTACGCACAAGCGGCTGATCGACATCCTCGAACCGACGCCGAAGACGGTGGACGCGTTGATGCGCATCGACCTTCCGGCCAGCGTCGACGTGAACATCCAGTAAGGGTCGGCCCATCGTGAGGCGGGCCTGCACGGGCCTAGTGCGGAGAGAACGAGACTGATGTCTGACAGGCAGATCAAGGGGATTCTGGGCACCAAGCTCGGTATGACCCAGGTCTTCGACGAGAACAACCGGGTCGTGCCGGTGACCGTCGTGCAGACCGGGCCGAACGTGGTCACCCAGATCCGGACCCCCGACAAGGACGGCTACGCGGCCGTCCAACTGGCGTACGGCGCCATCGACCCCCGCAAGGTGAACAAGCCGCGCACCGGCCACTTCACCAAGGCCGGGGTCACCCCGCGGCGGCACCTGGTGGAACTGCGCACCAACGACGCCGGTGAGTACGAAATCGGCCAGGAGCTCACCGCCGAAGTCTTCGACAACGGCGCCGTGGTCGACGTGGTCGGTACGAGCAAGGGCAAGGGCTTCGCCGGCACGATCAAGCGGCACGGCTTCCACCGGCAGCCGATGAGCCACGGTACTCAGGCGGTGCACCGCAAGCCGGGTTCCATCGGCGGCTGCGCCACCCCGGGCCGCGTGTTCAAGGGCATGAAGATGTCCGGCCGGATGGGCGGCAACCGCGTGACCACCCAGAACCTCACGGTGCACCGGGTGGAGCAGGAGAGCGGCCTGTTGCTGATCAAGGGCGCCATCCCCGGCCCGAAGGGCGGTCTGGTGCTGGTTAAGAGCCCTGCGAAGGGTGGTGCGTGATGAGCTTGACGCTGGACGTCCGTACTCCGGACGGCGCGACCGACGGCAGCGTGGAGCTGCCCGCCGAGATCTTCGACGCGCAGGCCAACGTGGCCCTGCTGCACCAGGTGGTGACGGCCCAGCTCGCGGCCGCGCGCCAGGGCACGCACGCCACGAAGACCCGCGGCATGGTCTCCGGTGGCAGCAAGAAGCCGTACCGGCAGAAGGGCACGGGTAACGCCCGCCAGGGCTCGATCCGCGCCCCGCAGTTCGTCGGTGGCGGCACGGTGCACGGTCCGCAGCCCCGGGACTACACCCAGCGGACTCCCAAGAAGATGAAGGCCGCCGCGCTGCGCGGTGCGCTGTCCGACCGCACGCGCGCCGGTCAGCTGCACGTCGTGACGCACGTGGTGGGTGGCGAGACGCCGTCGACCAAGGCCGCCAAGTCCGCGGTCCGCACCTGGACCGAGGCCAAGCGCGTGCTGGTGGTGCTCAACCGCTCGGAGGAGGAGAACTCCTGGCTGAGCTTGCGCAACCTGCAGAACGTGCACCTGATCGACCCGAGCCAGCTCAACACCTACGACGTGCTGGTCAACGACGACGTGGTGTTCAGCAAGGCTGCGTTCGAGCGGTTCGTCGCCGGGCCTGCACGGGGTCGTTCGGCCAAGGCCGTGGCCACGTCGGCCGAGGCCGCGAGCGCTGAGGAGGCACAGCAGTGATCCCCGACCCGCGAGACATCATCCTGGCGCCGGTGATCTCCGAGAAGAGCTACGGGCTCTTGGAGGAGGGCCAGTACACCTTCCTGGTGCGTCCCGGCTCGAACAAGACCGAGATCAAGATCGCCGTGGAGAAGATCTTCGGCGTGAAGGTCAACAACGTGAACACGATCAACCGCGTCGGCAAGCGCAAGCGGACCCGGACCGGGTACGGCAAGCGCAAGGACACCAAGCGGGCGATCGTGACGCTGTCCCCGGAGAGCAAGCCGATCGAAATCTTCGGCGGCTCGGCTTCCTGACCGGCGCTGATTAGGACGAGGTTTCTACAGAGATGGGCATTCGCAAGCACAAGCCGACGACGGCGGGCCGTCGCGGTTCCAGCGTGTCCGACTTCTCCGAGATCACCCGGTCGCATCCGGAGAAGTCGCTGGTGCGCCCGTTGCACGGCCGCGGCGGCCGCAACGCGCACGGCAAGATCACCACGCGGCACCAGGGCGGCGGCCACAAGCGCGCCTACCGCGTGATCGATTTCCGCCGCAACGACAAGGACGGCGTGCCGGCCAAGGTCGCGCACATCGAGTACGACCCGAACCGCAGTGCCCGCATCGCGCTGCTGCACTACGTGGACGGCGAGAAGCGCTACATCATCGCGCCGAACAACGTGAAGCAGGGCGACCGGCTGGAGGCCGGCGCGCGTGCGGACATCAAGCCGGGCAACAACCTGCCGCTGCGCAACATCCCCACCGGCACCGTGATCCACGCGATCGAGCTGCGCCCCGGCGGCGGGGCGAAGATCGCGCGTTCCGCGGGCGCCCGGGTGCAGCTGGTGGCCAAGGACGGGCCGCACGCCCAGCTGCGGATGCCTTCGGGCGAGATCCGCAACGTGGACGCGCGCTGCCGGGCCACGGTGGGCGAGGTCGGCAACTCCGAGCACTCGAACATCAGCTGGGGCAAGGCGGGCCGGATGCGGTGGAAGGGCAAGCGCCCGGTCGTCCGCGGTGTCGTCATGAACCCGGTGGACCACCCGCACGGTGGCGGTGAGGGCCGGACTTCCGGCGGTCGCCACCCGGTCAACCCGAAGGGCCGCCCGGAGGGTCGCACCCGCCGCAGCAAGCCCAGCGACAAGCTCATCGTCCGTCGCCGTCGCACCGGCAAGAAGAAGCGCTGAGCAGGGAGGTAGCAGCAAATGCCACGCAGCCTGAAAAAGGGCCCGTTCGTGGACGACCACCTGCTCAAGAAGGTGGACGCGCTGAACGAGGCGAACAAGAAGACCGTGATCAAGACGTGGTCCCGCCGGTCCACGATCATCCCGGACATGCTCGGCCACACCTTCGCGGTGCACGACGGCCGCAAGCACATCCCGGTGTTCATCACCGAGGCGATGGTCGGGCACAAGCTGGGCGAGTTCGCGCCGACGCGGACCTTCAAGGGCCACGTCAAGGATGACCGGAAGTCGCGCCGCCGCTGAGCGGGGGCGAACCAAGAGCAAGGGGTAGCAGGATGACAGCCCGTTCCGACGACACCGCCGCGGACGCCAACCGCGCGGTGGCGCGGGCCCGCTTCGTCCGCGTGGCGCCGATGAAGGCGCGCCGCGTGGTCGAGCTCATCAAGGGCCGTAGCGCCAGCGAAGCCCTGGCCGTGCTCCAGTTCGCACCGCAGGCCGCCAGCGGTCAGGTGTCGAAGGTGCTCGCCAGCGCGGTCGCCAATGCGGAGAACAACCAGTCGCTCGACCCCGACACCCTGTGGGTGCACCGGGCGTACGTGGACGAAGGTCCGACGCTGAAGCGGTTCCAGCCGCGCGCCCAGGGGCGTGCCTACCGGATCCGCAAGCGGACCAGCCACATCACCGTCGAGGTGGAGTCGCGGCCGAAGGCGGCTAGCAAGTCGAAGAGCCAGAAGGGGAGTGCCCGGTAGTGGGTCAGAAGATCAACCCGCACGGCTTCCGACTCGGCATCACCACGGACTGGAAGTCCCGCTGGTACGCCGACAAGCAGTATTCGGAATACGTGGCGGAGGACGTCAAGATCCGCCGTCGGCTCTCTCGCGGTATGGAGCGCGCCGGTATCTCCAAGGTGGAGATCGAGCGCACCCGCGAGCGGGTCCAGGTGGACATCCACACCGCCCGGCCGGGCATCGTCATCGGCCGCCGCGGTGCCGAGGCGGACCGCATCCGCGATTCGCTGGAGAAGCTGACCGGCAAGCAGGTCCGGCTCAACATCCTCGAGGTGAAGAACTCCGAGGCGGACGCCCAGCTGGTCGCGCAGGGCGTGGCCGAGCAGCTGTCCAACCGCGTGTCCTTCCGGCGCGCGATGCGCAAGGCCATCCAGTCGGCCATGCGCTCGCCGCAGGTCAAGGGCATCCGGGTGCAGTGCGGCGGTCGTCTGGGCGGGGCCGAGATGTCCCGTTCGGAGTTCTACCGCGAAGGCCGGGTGCCGCTGCACACGCTGCGCGCGGACATCGACTACGGCTTCTTCGAGGCCCGCACCACGTTCGGCCGCATCGGCGTCAAGGTGTGGATCTACAAGGGCGAGCTGGTCGGCGGCCTGAAGCAGAAGCAGCAGGAGTCCGAGGTGCGCGCGCCGCGCGGCGAGGGCGGCGGCGGACGCGGTGAGCGCGGCGGCCGTTCCGAGCGCGGTGGCCGGCGTCGTTCCGGCGCTTCCGGCACCACCGGCTCCGGCGGTACCGAGGCCGGTCGCGCCGCCAAGGGCGGTTCGGCGGAGAGCCCGGAGCAGGCGCAGACCGCGGGCGACGCGGCCACTGCGAACGCTCCGGCCGTGGCCGAGCCGCAGGCCGATCAGAAGACGGAGGGCTGAGCAGTGCTGGTCCCACGCAAGGTGAGGTGGCGCAAGGCCCACGCGCCGAAGCGCTCGGGCTTCGCCAAGGGCGGCACCCGGATCAACTTCGGCGAGTACGGCATCCAGGCGCTCGAGCACGGCTACGTGACCAACCGCCAGATCGAGTCGGCCCGTATCGCCATCACCAGGCACGTCAAGCGTGGCGGCAAGGTGTGGATCAACATCTTCCCGGACCGCCCGCTGACCAAGAAGCCCGCCGAGACCCGGATGGGTTCCGGTAAGGGTTCGCCGGAGTACTGGGTCGCCAACGTCAAGCCGGGCCGCGTGATGTTCGAGCTGAACTTCCCGAACCGGAAGACCGCGGTCGAGGCGCTGACTCGCGCGGCGCACAAGCTCCCGATGAAGTGCAAGATCGTGTCCCGCGAGGGTGGTGACTTCTGATGGCAGCGGGTGTCACCGCTAGCGAACTCCGGGAACTGGGCGACGAGGAGCTCATCCAGCGCGTCCGGGAGTCGAAGGAGGAGCTGTTCAACCTCCGGTTCCAGATGGCGACCGGCCAGTTGGAGAACAACCGCCGGTTGCGCGTGGTCCGCAGGGACATCGCCCGGATCTACACCATCATGCGCGAGCGCGAGCTCGGCCTGACGGTGTCCCCTGACGCGACCGAGGAGGGCGCGGCATGAGCAGCCAGACCGAGGAGACCGCTGCGGCGCGGCGGAACTACCGCAAGATCCGCGAGGGCTACGTCGTGTCCGACAAGATGGACAAGACCGTCGTGGTCTCGCTGGAGGACCGCAAGAAGCACGCGCTCTACGGCAAGGTCATGCGCCAGACCAAGCGGGTCAAGGTGCACGACGAGGCCAACACCGCGGGCGTCGGCGACCGGGTGGTCCTGATGGAGACCCGGCCGCTGTCGGCGACGAAGCACTGGCGGCTCGTCGAAATCGTGGAGAAGGCCAAGTAAGGCATCGTCGCGCGGGCCGCTCGCCCCGGCGGGCGGCCCGCGCGCGGTGATGACCGCGCACGTCAGGTCGGGAATTTGGCGTGCCAGAGTGTGCCCGGGCGCAGGGTGCGGGCACTTAGGGTCAGGAGTCAGAAGTGATCCAGCAGGAGTCGCGACTGCGTGTCGCCGACAACACTGGGGCCAAGGAGATCCTCACGATCCGCGTCCTCGGTGGTTCCAGTCGGCGGTATGCAGGCATCGGCGACGTCATCGTCGCCACCGTGAAAGAAGCAATGCCCGGTGCCGGGATCAAGAAGGGCGATGTGGTCAAGGCCGTCATCGTCCGGCAGAAGAAGGAGAAGCGCCGTCCGGACGGCTCTTACATCCGCTTCGACGAGAACGCCGCGGTGCTGATCAAGACCGACGGCGGTCCGCGCGGCACCCGCATCTTCGGCCCCGTCGGCCGCGAGCTGCGCGACAAGAAGTACATGAAGATCATCTCGCTCGCGCCGGAGGTGCTGTGATGAAGATCAAGAAGGGCGACACGGTCGTCGTGATCTCCGGCAAGGACAAGGGTGCCCGGGGCAAGGTCATCGCGTCCTATCCGCAGCGCGAGCGGGTGCTGGTCGAGGGCGTGAACCGGATCAAGAAGCACACCAAGGTCTCCCGGACCGAGCGCGGTGCGCAGTCCGGCGGGATCGTCACGCAGGAGGCGCCCATCCACATCAGCAACGTGATGGTGGTCGACTCCGACGGCACCCCCACGCGCGTGGGCTACCGGTTCGATGAGGACGGCAAGAAGGTCCGCATCTCCCGCCGCAACGGGAAGGACATCTGATCATGACGACGACGGAGAAGATCGTCCCCCGGCTCAAGACCCGGTACCGCGACGAGATCCGCTCGGCGCTGCAGGAGGAGTTCCAGTACTCCAACCCGATGCTGGTGCCCGGCGTGGTCAAGGTCGTCGTGAACATGGGTGTCGGCGACGCCGCGCGGGACAGCAAGCTGATCGAAGGCGCCGTGCGCGACCTGACGACCATCACCGGCCAGCGTCCCGAGGTGCGCCGGGCCCGCAAGTCCATCGCGCAGTTCAAGCTGCGCGAGGGGATGCCGATCGGCGCGCGCGTCACGCTGCGCGGCGACCGGATGTGGGAGTTCCTCGACCGCCTGGTCACGATCTCGCTGCCGCGGATCCGCGACTTCCGGGGCCTGTCCCCGAAGCAGTTCGACGGGCACGGCAACTACACCTTCGGGCTCAACGAGCAG from Saccharopolyspora sp. SCSIO 74807 encodes:
- the rpsS gene encoding 30S ribosomal protein S19; translation: MPRSLKKGPFVDDHLLKKVDALNEANKKTVIKTWSRRSTIIPDMLGHTFAVHDGRKHIPVFITEAMVGHKLGEFAPTRTFKGHVKDDRKSRRR
- the rplP gene encoding 50S ribosomal protein L16, which codes for MLVPRKVRWRKAHAPKRSGFAKGGTRINFGEYGIQALEHGYVTNRQIESARIAITRHVKRGGKVWINIFPDRPLTKKPAETRMGSGKGSPEYWVANVKPGRVMFELNFPNRKTAVEALTRAAHKLPMKCKIVSREGGDF
- the rpsQ gene encoding 30S ribosomal protein S17, producing the protein MSSQTEETAAARRNYRKIREGYVVSDKMDKTVVVSLEDRKKHALYGKVMRQTKRVKVHDEANTAGVGDRVVLMETRPLSATKHWRLVEIVEKAK
- the tuf gene encoding elongation factor Tu, yielding MAKAKFERDKPHVNIGTIGHVDHGKTTLTAAITKVLHEKHPELNPFTPFDEIDKAPEEKTRGITIQIAHVEYQTEKRHYAHVDAPGHADYVKNMITGAAQMDGAILVVAATDGPMPQTREHVLLARQVGVPYILVALNKADMVDDEEIMELVEMEVRELLTGEEYAGDDVPVVRVSALKALEGDPEWTDKIMQLLDAVDENVPDPQRATDQPFLMPVEDVFSITGRGTVVTGRVERGIIKTSEEVELVGIKDKSIKTTVTGVEMFRKLLDQGQAGDNVGLLIRGTKREEVERGMVVVKPGTTTPHTEFECQVFIRSKEDGGRHTPFFNNYRPQFYFRTTDVTGVVTLPEGTEMVMPGDNVEMSVQLIQPIAMEEGLRFAIREGGRTVGAGRVTKINK
- the rpsC gene encoding 30S ribosomal protein S3, with amino-acid sequence MGQKINPHGFRLGITTDWKSRWYADKQYSEYVAEDVKIRRRLSRGMERAGISKVEIERTRERVQVDIHTARPGIVIGRRGAEADRIRDSLEKLTGKQVRLNILEVKNSEADAQLVAQGVAEQLSNRVSFRRAMRKAIQSAMRSPQVKGIRVQCGGRLGGAEMSRSEFYREGRVPLHTLRADIDYGFFEARTTFGRIGVKVWIYKGELVGGLKQKQQESEVRAPRGEGGGGRGERGGRSERGGRRRSGASGTTGSGGTEAGRAAKGGSAESPEQAQTAGDAATANAPAVAEPQADQKTEG
- the rplE gene encoding 50S ribosomal protein L5, with protein sequence MTTTEKIVPRLKTRYRDEIRSALQEEFQYSNPMLVPGVVKVVVNMGVGDAARDSKLIEGAVRDLTTITGQRPEVRRARKSIAQFKLREGMPIGARVTLRGDRMWEFLDRLVTISLPRIRDFRGLSPKQFDGHGNYTFGLNEQSMFHEIDPDSIDRPRGMDITVVTTAATNEEGRVLLRQLGFPFKEQ
- the rplB gene encoding 50S ribosomal protein L2 codes for the protein MGIRKHKPTTAGRRGSSVSDFSEITRSHPEKSLVRPLHGRGGRNAHGKITTRHQGGGHKRAYRVIDFRRNDKDGVPAKVAHIEYDPNRSARIALLHYVDGEKRYIIAPNNVKQGDRLEAGARADIKPGNNLPLRNIPTGTVIHAIELRPGGGAKIARSAGARVQLVAKDGPHAQLRMPSGEIRNVDARCRATVGEVGNSEHSNISWGKAGRMRWKGKRPVVRGVVMNPVDHPHGGGEGRTSGGRHPVNPKGRPEGRTRRSKPSDKLIVRRRRTGKKKR
- the rplX gene encoding 50S ribosomal protein L24, which codes for MKIKKGDTVVVISGKDKGARGKVIASYPQRERVLVEGVNRIKKHTKVSRTERGAQSGGIVTQEAPIHISNVMVVDSDGTPTRVGYRFDEDGKKVRISRRNGKDI
- the rplV gene encoding 50S ribosomal protein L22; the encoded protein is MTARSDDTAADANRAVARARFVRVAPMKARRVVELIKGRSASEALAVLQFAPQAASGQVSKVLASAVANAENNQSLDPDTLWVHRAYVDEGPTLKRFQPRAQGRAYRIRKRTSHITVEVESRPKAASKSKSQKGSAR
- the rpsJ gene encoding 30S ribosomal protein S10, whose protein sequence is MAGQKIRIRLKAYDHEAIDASARKIVETVTRTGARVVGPVPLPTEKNVYCVIRSPHKYKDSREHFEMRTHKRLIDILEPTPKTVDALMRIDLPASVDVNIQ
- the rpmC gene encoding 50S ribosomal protein L29, with product MAAGVTASELRELGDEELIQRVRESKEELFNLRFQMATGQLENNRRLRVVRRDIARIYTIMRERELGLTVSPDATEEGAA
- the rplW gene encoding 50S ribosomal protein L23 — encoded protein: MIPDPRDIILAPVISEKSYGLLEEGQYTFLVRPGSNKTEIKIAVEKIFGVKVNNVNTINRVGKRKRTRTGYGKRKDTKRAIVTLSPESKPIEIFGGSAS
- the rplD gene encoding 50S ribosomal protein L4, yielding MSLTLDVRTPDGATDGSVELPAEIFDAQANVALLHQVVTAQLAAARQGTHATKTRGMVSGGSKKPYRQKGTGNARQGSIRAPQFVGGGTVHGPQPRDYTQRTPKKMKAAALRGALSDRTRAGQLHVVTHVVGGETPSTKAAKSAVRTWTEAKRVLVVLNRSEEENSWLSLRNLQNVHLIDPSQLNTYDVLVNDDVVFSKAAFERFVAGPARGRSAKAVATSAEAASAEEAQQ
- the rplN gene encoding 50S ribosomal protein L14: MIQQESRLRVADNTGAKEILTIRVLGGSSRRYAGIGDVIVATVKEAMPGAGIKKGDVVKAVIVRQKKEKRRPDGSYIRFDENAAVLIKTDGGPRGTRIFGPVGRELRDKKYMKIISLAPEVL
- the rplC gene encoding 50S ribosomal protein L3, translating into MSDRQIKGILGTKLGMTQVFDENNRVVPVTVVQTGPNVVTQIRTPDKDGYAAVQLAYGAIDPRKVNKPRTGHFTKAGVTPRRHLVELRTNDAGEYEIGQELTAEVFDNGAVVDVVGTSKGKGFAGTIKRHGFHRQPMSHGTQAVHRKPGSIGGCATPGRVFKGMKMSGRMGGNRVTTQNLTVHRVEQESGLLLIKGAIPGPKGGLVLVKSPAKGGA